One window from the genome of Pantoea cypripedii encodes:
- a CDS encoding MMPL family transporter, translating into MRSAHVLRRHSERNLALLWLAVCLLLAMALALLLPRSQINSSVLALLPQQNLGQAPAEIQQAFMQRLDRQLVWLVSTDGEDGEAAAAWWQAKLQALPLLAQVSGAMDDQQMQRWGSFAWQHRNGLIDESTRARLQNSGTAQADWILAQLFSAFAGVSSQELQHDPLLLVRGAQLALQQNASKMVLRNGWLTVNDAQQRRWYFLHGELASNAFSIQQSQQLVAALQQLEQQLTTRWPHARLLTRGTVLFSNDASQRAQHDVETLGSVTLGGLLLLIWLVFRSLRPLALCALSVAIGAMAGTVATLLCFGELHLTTLVMSLSIVGISADYTLYYLTERMVHGDRATPWQSLAKVRATLLLALATTAIAWLLMLLAPFPGLRQLAVFAASGLSASCLTVICFYPWLVRGLPVRPIPGMVWLARWLAAWRRNRGLIWGLPALVAIYALTGILQLRVDDNIAHLQSAPAQLLAQDRQLAQLTGQQADQTWFVVWGDNAQQTLQRLSALAPRLQQAQQRGELSGYRLLPLNSLAQQQQDVRLLQQAAPAIAARLQQAGVTPAQADLRAMPVTPDDWLASPLSEGWRLLWLSLPDGRSSVLVPVSGVRNSGALQQLAQQQQGVSWVDRKASYDQLFAFWRTLLSGLLALALLLITLSYLIRLGLKAGLRSALPSWLSLAAALATLGWIGATLNLFALLALILVLGIGINYTLFFSNPRGTPLTSMLAVTLAMMTTLLTLGMLVFSSTAAISSFGTVLCSGIFCAFLLAPLAAGKRKP; encoded by the coding sequence ATGAGGAGCGCGCACGTTTTGCGGCGGCACAGTGAAAGAAACCTGGCGCTGCTGTGGCTGGCGGTGTGTCTGTTGCTGGCGATGGCACTGGCGCTGTTGTTACCGCGCAGCCAGATCAATAGCAGCGTGCTGGCGCTGCTGCCGCAGCAGAATCTTGGCCAGGCCCCGGCAGAGATCCAGCAGGCGTTTATGCAGCGTCTTGATCGGCAACTGGTGTGGCTGGTCAGCACCGACGGCGAGGATGGCGAGGCAGCCGCAGCCTGGTGGCAGGCGAAATTGCAGGCGTTACCTCTGCTTGCTCAGGTTAGCGGCGCGATGGACGATCAGCAGATGCAACGCTGGGGGAGTTTTGCCTGGCAGCATCGTAATGGCTTGATCGACGAGTCCACGCGAGCGCGTCTGCAAAATAGTGGCACAGCTCAGGCTGACTGGATTCTGGCGCAGCTGTTTTCCGCCTTTGCTGGCGTCAGCAGCCAGGAATTACAACATGATCCGCTGCTGCTGGTGCGTGGGGCGCAGCTGGCCTTGCAGCAAAACGCCAGCAAAATGGTGTTGCGTAATGGCTGGCTGACGGTGAATGACGCGCAGCAGCGTCGCTGGTACTTCCTGCATGGCGAGCTGGCGAGCAATGCTTTCAGCATCCAGCAAAGCCAGCAACTGGTCGCGGCGTTGCAGCAGCTGGAACAACAGCTGACAACGCGCTGGCCGCATGCCCGGTTGCTGACACGCGGCACGGTGTTGTTCAGCAATGATGCCAGCCAGCGCGCACAACATGATGTGGAGACCCTCGGCAGCGTCACGCTGGGAGGATTGTTGCTGCTGATTTGGCTGGTATTCCGCTCACTGCGCCCGCTGGCCTTGTGCGCGCTGTCGGTGGCGATTGGCGCGATGGCGGGCACGGTAGCGACCTTGTTGTGCTTCGGCGAACTGCATCTGACGACGTTGGTGATGAGCCTGAGCATCGTCGGGATCTCAGCGGATTACACCCTTTACTACCTCACCGAACGCATGGTGCATGGCGATCGGGCCACACCGTGGCAAAGCCTGGCGAAGGTGCGCGCTACGCTGCTGCTGGCGCTTGCCACCACCGCCATTGCCTGGCTACTGATGCTGCTGGCCCCCTTTCCTGGCCTGCGTCAGCTGGCGGTGTTTGCCGCCAGTGGACTGAGCGCATCCTGCCTGACAGTGATCTGTTTTTATCCGTGGCTGGTACGTGGTCTGCCGGTGCGCCCGATACCGGGTATGGTGTGGCTGGCGCGCTGGCTGGCGGCGTGGCGGCGTAATCGCGGATTGATATGGGGACTGCCTGCGCTGGTGGCGATTTATGCGCTGACCGGCATACTGCAACTGCGGGTGGACGATAATATTGCGCATCTGCAAAGCGCTCCGGCGCAGTTGCTGGCGCAGGATCGACAGCTGGCACAACTCACCGGCCAGCAAGCCGATCAGACCTGGTTTGTGGTGTGGGGCGATAATGCCCAGCAAACCCTGCAACGCCTGAGTGCGCTGGCACCCAGGCTGCAACAGGCGCAGCAACGCGGCGAACTGTCCGGTTATCGCCTGCTGCCGCTCAACTCGCTGGCGCAGCAGCAACAGGATGTGAGGTTGTTGCAACAGGCGGCCCCGGCGATAGCGGCGCGGCTGCAACAGGCGGGCGTCACCCCGGCGCAGGCCGATCTGCGCGCCATGCCGGTGACACCGGACGACTGGCTGGCAAGTCCGCTCAGCGAGGGCTGGCGTTTGCTGTGGCTGTCGCTGCCGGATGGTCGCAGCAGCGTGCTGGTGCCGGTGTCAGGCGTGCGCAACAGCGGCGCGCTCCAGCAACTGGCGCAGCAGCAGCAGGGGGTCAGCTGGGTTGATCGCAAAGCCAGTTATGATCAGCTGTTTGCCTTCTGGCGCACCCTGCTGAGTGGCTTGCTGGCGCTGGCGCTGCTGCTGATTACCCTGAGCTATCTGATCCGGCTTGGGCTGAAAGCGGGCCTGCGTAGCGCGCTGCCTTCCTGGCTATCGCTGGCGGCAGCACTGGCTACGCTTGGCTGGATTGGTGCCACGCTCAACCTTTTTGCCTTACTGGCGCTGATTCTGGTGCTGGGGATAGGTATCAATTACACGCTGTTTTTCAGCAACCCACGCGGTACGCCGCTGACCTCGATGCTGGCGGTTACGCTGGCGATGATGACCACGCTGCTGACGCTGGGCATGCTGGTGTTCAGCAGCACAGCGGCCATCAGCAGCTTTGGCACCGTGTTGTGCAGCGGCATCTTCTGCGCATTTTTGCTGGCCCCGCTGGCCGCAGGGAAAAGAAAACCATGA
- a CDS encoding DUF3261 domain-containing protein — translation MIKKSLILLLFSLLIGGCAQQTTQPNRPTAWLKPGVRVTLPVPGISPAFQQQQLLTGHTKGKTQSLLVLLAADGQHISLAGLSSLGIRLFSVTYDASGIHTQQMMALPEMPPASQVLADVMLSHWPISAWLPQLPSGWQLQDIGDRRELRDPSGTVVTLIHYIQRGKQRDPISIEQRAFGYLIQIQTLDAS, via the coding sequence ATGATAAAGAAAAGCCTGATTTTGCTGCTGTTTAGCCTGTTGATCGGCGGGTGTGCGCAGCAGACGACACAACCCAACCGGCCAACTGCCTGGCTTAAACCGGGCGTGCGTGTCACGTTGCCCGTGCCGGGCATTTCCCCGGCGTTTCAGCAGCAACAGCTATTAACCGGCCATACTAAAGGTAAAACGCAATCGCTGCTGGTGTTGCTGGCGGCGGATGGGCAGCACATCAGCCTTGCCGGATTGTCGTCACTCGGTATCCGGCTATTCAGCGTCACTTACGACGCCAGTGGCATCCATACTCAACAAATGATGGCGTTACCGGAGATGCCGCCAGCCAGCCAGGTACTGGCCGATGTCATGCTCAGCCACTGGCCGATTAGCGCCTGGCTGCCGCAGTTACCCAGCGGCTGGCAGTTGCAGGATATTGGCGATCGGCGTGAGCTGCGCGATCCCTCCGGCACAGTGGTGACGTTGATTCATTACATCCAGCGTGGCAAGCAACGTGACCCCATCAGCATCGAACAGCGTGCTTTTGGTTATCTGATTCAGATTCAAACCCTGGACGCATCATGA
- a CDS encoding beta-ketoacyl-[acyl-carrier-protein] synthase family protein translates to MIYISAYGMVNALGNSHAQIAAQLQLGEAPGMQPRDGWLQAGKRCWLGAVQGELPVIPQALAAHNTRNNRLLLAALAQIHPALEAAVAQYGRDRVAVILGTSTSGVDEGDRQVNAGLDGYDYRMQELGDPSRFLAAYLQLDGPAYTLSTACSSSARAIISGARLIAAGLADVALVGGADSLSRMPINGFASLESLSEQQCAPFSRDRDGISIGEAAALLLLTREPQPLALLGVGESSDAWHMSAPHPEGSGAERAMVMALQQAGLAPEQVGYINLHGTATPLNDQVEAAVVHRLFGDGVPCSSTKHLTGHTLGAAGATEAALSLLLLEQHLPLPGQDFSQAERDPSLPDCGLISVPTPLVRPVIASNSFAFGGNNTCLITGRIDG, encoded by the coding sequence ATGATTTATATCTCGGCTTACGGCATGGTCAATGCGCTGGGCAACAGCCATGCGCAGATCGCTGCGCAATTGCAGCTGGGCGAAGCGCCAGGGATGCAGCCGCGCGACGGCTGGCTGCAGGCAGGTAAACGTTGCTGGCTGGGGGCGGTGCAGGGCGAGCTGCCCGTCATCCCGCAAGCGCTGGCGGCGCACAATACCCGCAATAACCGGCTGCTACTGGCGGCGCTGGCACAAATTCATCCGGCGCTGGAGGCCGCGGTTGCGCAGTATGGCCGCGACCGGGTGGCGGTGATCCTTGGCACCAGCACCTCGGGCGTGGATGAAGGCGATCGTCAGGTTAACGCGGGCTTAGACGGTTATGACTACCGGATGCAGGAGCTGGGCGATCCCTCGCGCTTTCTGGCCGCGTATCTGCAACTGGATGGCCCGGCCTATACCCTTTCCACCGCCTGTTCTTCCAGCGCCCGGGCGATTATCAGCGGTGCACGCCTGATTGCCGCCGGTCTGGCGGATGTGGCGCTGGTAGGCGGAGCCGACTCGCTCAGCCGTATGCCAATTAATGGATTTGCCAGCCTTGAGTCGTTATCGGAACAGCAATGCGCACCGTTCAGCCGCGATCGTGATGGGATCTCGATTGGAGAAGCGGCAGCGCTGCTGCTGCTGACGCGGGAGCCTCAGCCGCTGGCATTGCTGGGGGTGGGGGAATCATCGGATGCCTGGCATATGTCGGCCCCGCATCCGGAAGGGAGCGGGGCGGAGCGCGCGATGGTCATGGCCTTGCAGCAGGCGGGTTTAGCCCCTGAACAGGTCGGTTATATCAACCTGCATGGCACCGCCACGCCGCTTAACGACCAGGTGGAGGCGGCGGTGGTGCATCGTCTGTTTGGTGATGGTGTTCCCTGCAGTTCTACCAAACATCTTACCGGCCACACATTGGGTGCGGCCGGTGCCACGGAAGCGGCGCTGTCGTTGTTGCTGCTGGAGCAGCATTTACCGCTGCCGGGGCAGGATTTTTCGCAGGCCGAACGCGATCCCTCGCTGCCGGACTGCGGCTTGATTAGCGTGCCGACCCCGCTGGTGCGGCCGGTGATCGCCTCCAACTCTTTTGCTTTTGGCGGGAATAATACCTGCCTGATTACAGGACGAATCGATGGCTGA
- a CDS encoding ApeP family dehydratase: MADFLPPEAYLPHRAPMLLLERVINVTADSVICLVSVDPEGVLGPFLTPQGELPAWFGVEIMAQTVGVWSGFHAREQGVTQIRPGMLLGGRGYRVAAATFPAGANLQVMMHLLMRDARLGSFEGEIRHGDRCLASGRLNTWQPDDDELQPLLAQGERHNA, from the coding sequence ATGGCTGATTTTTTACCGCCAGAGGCGTATTTGCCGCATCGCGCGCCAATGTTGCTGTTGGAGCGCGTCATCAACGTCACCGCAGATAGCGTGATCTGCCTGGTGTCGGTGGACCCTGAGGGCGTACTGGGCCCGTTTCTGACCCCACAGGGAGAGCTGCCCGCCTGGTTCGGCGTGGAGATTATGGCGCAGACGGTGGGGGTGTGGTCGGGGTTTCACGCCAGGGAGCAGGGGGTGACGCAGATTCGCCCCGGCATGCTGCTGGGCGGACGTGGCTATCGCGTGGCGGCGGCAACCTTCCCGGCAGGCGCGAACTTGCAGGTGATGATGCATTTGCTGATGCGCGATGCGCGTCTCGGCAGTTTTGAAGGGGAAATCCGCCATGGAGATCGATGCCTGGCCAGTGGCCGGCTCAACACCTGGCAGCCGGATGATGACGAATTACAACCATTATTAGCACAAGGAGAACGTCATAATGCGTAG
- a CDS encoding 3-ketoacyl-ACP reductase FabG2, with the protein MMRSVLVTGASKGIGQAIAWRLAQDGFHVVVHYHRDASGARQTLEQIIAAGGSGRTLQFDVAQRVATRDALEQDIATHGAYYGVVSNAGITRDAAFPALKDDEWDSVIHTNLDSFYNVIQPCVMPMIGLRQGGRIVTLSSVSGIMGNRGQVNYSAAKAGIIGATKALAIELAKRKITVNCIAPGLIATAMAGLESQVIDEALKLIPMKRMGAAEEVAGLASYLMSDIAGYVTRQVISINGGML; encoded by the coding sequence ATAATGCGTAGCGTATTAGTGACCGGGGCGAGCAAGGGAATCGGACAAGCCATTGCATGGCGTCTGGCTCAGGATGGTTTCCATGTGGTGGTGCATTATCACCGTGATGCCAGCGGTGCAAGGCAAACGCTGGAACAGATTATCGCAGCGGGTGGTTCCGGCCGGACATTGCAGTTTGATGTGGCGCAGCGTGTGGCGACACGAGATGCGCTGGAGCAGGATATCGCCACCCATGGTGCTTACTATGGCGTGGTCAGCAATGCCGGGATCACCCGGGATGCGGCATTCCCGGCACTCAAGGATGACGAGTGGGACAGCGTGATTCACACCAATCTCGACAGCTTTTATAACGTCATCCAGCCTTGTGTGATGCCGATGATTGGGCTGCGCCAGGGAGGACGGATTGTCACGCTATCGTCGGTCTCCGGCATCATGGGCAATCGCGGCCAGGTCAATTATAGCGCGGCGAAAGCGGGCATTATCGGTGCCACCAAAGCGCTGGCGATTGAGCTGGCGAAACGCAAAATTACCGTTAACTGCATCGCGCCGGGACTGATCGCTACCGCTATGGCCGGGCTGGAATCGCAGGTGATTGATGAAGCGCTGAAACTGATTCCGATGAAGCGCATGGGGGCAGCGGAAGAAGTGGCCGGGCTGGCGAGTTACCTGATGTCGGACATTGCGGGTTATGTCACGCGGCAGGTGATTTCAATCAATGGGGGTATGCTGTGA
- a CDS encoding beta-ketoacyl-ACP synthase: MIQRVVVTGMGGVTAFGESWPAVAARLKQGKNAVRHMPEWQVYAGLHTLLGAPVDDFTLPEHYTRKRIRAMGRVSLLATRATELALEQAGLIGHPVLTHGETGIAYGSSTGSTGPVSEFATMLTEKHTNNITGTTYVQMMPHTTAVNAGLFFGLRGRVIPTSSACTSGSQAIGYAWEAIRHGYQTVMVAGGAEELCPSEAAVFDTLFATSQRNDAPHATPAPFDQQRDGLVIGEGAGTLILESLHHAQVRGATIYAELVGFHTNCDAAHITQPQQETMQVCIERALQSAGLTPDQIGYINAHGTATDRGDIAESQATAAVFGASTPISSLKSYFGHTLGACGSLEAWMSIEMMREGWFAPTLNLTQPAAECGELDYIMGGVRHIETEYIQSNNFAFGGINTSLVFRRWQDG, from the coding sequence GTGATTCAGCGTGTGGTGGTAACCGGAATGGGCGGTGTCACCGCCTTTGGTGAGAGCTGGCCTGCGGTGGCCGCGCGCCTGAAGCAAGGCAAAAACGCGGTGCGCCATATGCCGGAATGGCAGGTGTATGCTGGTCTGCATACCTTGCTGGGCGCGCCGGTGGATGATTTTACCTTGCCTGAGCACTACACCCGCAAGCGTATCCGCGCCATGGGACGGGTGTCGCTGCTGGCGACGCGTGCCACCGAGCTGGCGCTGGAGCAGGCGGGGTTGATCGGGCATCCGGTGCTCACCCATGGTGAAACCGGCATTGCTTACGGCTCCTCAACGGGGAGCACCGGTCCGGTCAGCGAATTTGCCACCATGCTGACGGAAAAACACACCAACAATATCACTGGCACCACCTATGTGCAGATGATGCCGCACACCACGGCAGTCAACGCTGGGCTGTTTTTTGGTTTACGTGGACGGGTGATCCCCACCTCAAGCGCCTGTACTTCGGGCAGCCAGGCGATTGGTTATGCATGGGAAGCGATTCGTCACGGTTATCAGACGGTGATGGTGGCGGGTGGGGCGGAGGAACTCTGTCCATCGGAAGCGGCGGTATTCGATACGCTGTTTGCCACCAGCCAGCGCAATGACGCGCCGCACGCCACACCCGCACCGTTCGATCAACAGCGTGATGGGCTGGTGATTGGCGAGGGGGCGGGCACGCTGATTCTGGAATCACTGCACCATGCCCAGGTACGGGGTGCCACCATTTATGCCGAGCTGGTGGGTTTTCATACCAATTGTGATGCGGCCCATATCACCCAACCGCAGCAGGAAACCATGCAGGTTTGCATTGAACGTGCCCTGCAAAGCGCCGGGCTAACGCCGGATCAGATTGGCTATATTAATGCACACGGTACGGCTACCGATCGCGGCGATATTGCCGAAAGCCAGGCCACGGCGGCGGTGTTCGGTGCCAGCACGCCGATCTCATCATTAAAAAGTTACTTCGGCCATACACTCGGTGCCTGCGGTTCGCTGGAGGCATGGATGAGTATTGAGATGATGCGTGAAGGCTGGTTCGCTCCGACGTTGAATCTGACGCAGCCTGCCGCAGAATGTGGCGAGCTGGATTACATCATGGGTGGCGTGCGCCATATCGAGACTGAGTATATCCAGTCGAACAATTTTGCTTTTGGTGGCATTAACACTTCGCTGGTGTTTCGCCGCTGGCAGGATGGATAA